One Jannaschia sp. GRR-S6-38 genomic window carries:
- a CDS encoding ABC transporter permease, with amino-acid sequence MSDAPLSAPGAAIGRSGRVGLIVRGLAAKAVPVATVVAALIALWYLACIPMNARQSLLEAERAGIAVTPATAAERRESGGLSLALANPGEAAARAFAQERPRLPAPHQVVAELWDTTVGQKITSRRSLVFHAGITLGPTLLGFAFGSALGILLAIGIVHSRVMDLSVMPWAIASQTIPILAIAPMIIVVLNSVGVQGLVPKAIISAYLSFFPVTVGMVKGLRAPAPSDLDLMRTWNASGLRTLVSLRLPASLPYLFASLKIAVAAALVGAIIGELPTGAVRGLGARLLAGSYYGQTVQIWSALFGAAIVAAALVAAIALLERVTLRRMGLAR; translated from the coding sequence ATGAGCGACGCGCCCCTCTCCGCCCCCGGCGCCGCGATCGGCCGGTCGGGCCGCGTGGGCCTGATCGTTCGCGGGCTGGCCGCCAAGGCCGTCCCCGTGGCCACGGTGGTCGCCGCGCTCATCGCGCTCTGGTACCTGGCCTGCATCCCGATGAACGCCCGGCAATCGCTTCTGGAAGCCGAACGCGCGGGCATCGCGGTCACCCCCGCCACCGCCGCCGAGCGGCGCGAGAGCGGCGGGCTGTCGCTCGCGCTCGCCAATCCGGGCGAAGCCGCGGCCCGCGCCTTCGCGCAGGAACGCCCGCGCCTGCCCGCGCCCCATCAGGTCGTGGCCGAGCTCTGGGACACCACGGTGGGCCAGAAGATCACCTCCCGGCGCAGCCTCGTCTTCCACGCGGGCATCACGCTCGGCCCGACGCTGCTGGGCTTCGCCTTCGGCAGCGCGCTGGGGATCCTCCTGGCCATCGGCATCGTCCATAGCCGCGTCATGGACCTGTCGGTCATGCCCTGGGCCATCGCCTCGCAGACCATCCCGATCCTCGCCATCGCGCCGATGATCATCGTCGTGCTGAACTCGGTCGGGGTGCAGGGCCTCGTGCCCAAGGCGATCATCTCGGCCTACCTGTCCTTCTTCCCGGTTACTGTCGGCATGGTGAAGGGCCTGCGCGCACCCGCGCCCTCCGATCTCGACCTGATGCGCACCTGGAACGCCTCCGGCCTGCGCACCCTCGTCTCGCTGCGCCTGCCCGCCTCGCTGCCCTATCTCTTCGCCTCGCTGAAGATCGCCGTGGCCGCGGCCCTCGTCGGCGCGATCATCGGGGAGCTTCCCACCGGCGCCGTCCGCGGCCTGGGCGCGCGGCTGCTCGCGGGCAGCTATTACGGCCAGACGGTACAGATCTGGTCGGCGCTCTTCGGCGCGGCCATCGTCGCCGCTGCGCTCGTGGCGGCCATCGCGCTTCTCGAACGGGTCACGCTGCGCCGCATGGGGCTCGCGCGATGA
- a CDS encoding ABC transporter permease, giving the protein MSGVLILGTWAALWGLNVWLAGRSAARWAAPVLFGLTLLVLWELTVRLFDVPTVILPAPSQIATAIAANGPVLWADFVQTVLKGALTGWLIGCGAAIATALLVARSDFLRRGLLPVGNFVAALPIVGTAPILVMWFGFGWESKAAVVVVMVFFPVLVNTVAGLADNQPMQRDLMRTYGATPGQELRYLRIQSALPFVFNGLKIATTLALIGAIVAEFFGSPTLGMGFRISTEVGRLNLPMVWASIVVAAVAGSLSYGLIAALEKRMTFWHPSQRARRQ; this is encoded by the coding sequence ATGAGCGGCGTCCTGATCCTCGGCACCTGGGCCGCGCTCTGGGGTCTGAACGTCTGGCTGGCCGGGCGCTCCGCCGCGCGCTGGGCCGCGCCCGTCCTCTTCGGCCTGACCCTCCTCGTCCTGTGGGAGCTCACCGTCCGCCTCTTCGACGTGCCGACCGTCATCCTGCCCGCCCCCAGCCAGATCGCCACCGCCATCGCCGCCAACGGCCCCGTTCTCTGGGCCGATTTCGTGCAGACCGTGCTGAAGGGCGCGCTGACCGGCTGGCTGATCGGCTGCGGCGCGGCCATCGCCACGGCGCTCCTCGTCGCGCGCTCCGACTTCCTGCGCCGCGGCCTGCTGCCGGTGGGAAATTTCGTCGCCGCCCTGCCCATCGTCGGCACCGCGCCCATCCTCGTGATGTGGTTCGGATTCGGCTGGGAATCGAAGGCCGCCGTGGTCGTGGTGATGGTGTTCTTCCCGGTCCTCGTGAACACCGTGGCGGGCCTCGCGGACAACCAGCCCATGCAGCGCGACCTGATGCGCACCTACGGCGCCACTCCCGGCCAGGAGCTGCGCTACCTGCGCATCCAGTCGGCCCTGCCCTTCGTCTTCAACGGCCTCAAGATCGCGACCACCCTCGCCCTGATCGGCGCCATCGTCGCGGAATTCTTCGGCAGCCCCACCCTCGGCATGGGCTTCCGCATCTCCACCGAGGTCGGCCGCTTGAACCTGCCCATGGTCTGGGCCTCCATCGTCGTCGCCGCCGTCGCGGGCTCGCTCAGCTACGGGCTCATCGCGGCATTGGAAAAGCGGATGACCTTCTGGCATCCATCACAGAGAGCGCGCCGCCAGTAA
- a CDS encoding ABC transporter substrate-binding protein, with the protein MKHLIASAAIALGLAGPALADAHADNSVTLQLQWVTQAQFAGYYVALEKGFYEEEGLEVTILPGGPDIAPPQVLAGGGADAMLNWMPSALSAREKGLPVVNIAQPFKTSGLMLTCWKDTGIEGPQDFRGKTIGVWFFGNEYPFLSWMSQEGIPTDGGEDGVTVLKQGFNVDPLLQRQADCISTMTYNEYGQVLDAGVTEDELVTFKYEDMGVATLEDGIYVLEENLEDPAFRDKMVKFVRASMAGWKYAEENPEEAAEIVLEYDETGAQTEAHQKRMMEEIAKLTAGSDGSLDEADFQRTVDTLLAGGSDPVITQQPEGAWTSDITDEALN; encoded by the coding sequence ATGAAACACCTCATCGCATCCGCCGCCATCGCGCTCGGCCTCGCCGGGCCGGCCCTCGCCGACGCCCATGCCGACAATTCCGTCACGCTCCAGCTGCAATGGGTCACCCAGGCCCAGTTCGCGGGCTATTACGTCGCCCTCGAGAAGGGCTTCTACGAGGAGGAGGGGCTCGAGGTCACCATCCTCCCCGGCGGCCCCGACATCGCGCCGCCCCAGGTGCTCGCCGGTGGCGGCGCCGACGCCATGCTCAACTGGATGCCCTCGGCCCTCTCGGCCCGCGAAAAGGGCCTGCCGGTCGTCAACATCGCCCAGCCCTTCAAGACCTCGGGCCTCATGCTCACCTGCTGGAAGGACACCGGCATCGAGGGCCCGCAGGATTTCCGCGGCAAGACCATCGGTGTCTGGTTCTTCGGCAACGAATACCCCTTCCTCTCCTGGATGAGCCAGGAGGGCATCCCCACCGATGGCGGCGAGGACGGGGTGACCGTGCTCAAGCAGGGCTTCAACGTCGACCCGCTCCTGCAGCGCCAGGCCGACTGCATCTCGACCATGACCTATAACGAATACGGCCAGGTGCTGGATGCGGGCGTCACCGAGGACGAGCTCGTGACCTTCAAATACGAGGATATGGGCGTCGCCACGCTCGAGGACGGCATCTACGTGCTGGAGGAGAACCTCGAGGACCCGGCCTTCCGCGACAAGATGGTCAAGTTCGTGCGCGCCTCGATGGCCGGCTGGAAATACGCCGAGGAGAACCCCGAGGAGGCCGCGGAGATCGTGCTCGAATACGACGAGACCGGCGCCCAGACCGAGGCCCACCAGAAGCGCATGATGGAGGAGATCGCCAAGCTCACCGCGGGCTCCGACGGATCGCTCGACGAGGCCGATTTCCAGCGCACCGTCGACACGCTGCTGGCCGGCGGCTCCGACCCGGTCATCACCCAGCAGCCCGAGGGCGCCTGGACCTCCGACATTACGGACGAGGCGCTGAACTGA
- a CDS encoding ion channel, with protein MAIVLQIALGGALLILCALMHLAVAARALSYLRHARPFVAQPSPRRFFKVTGGLFAVFLASHTVQIYLWAIAVWLTGALTGREPPIYFALVTYTTLGYGDVTLSEGFRVFGAMASVTGILMFGLTTAFLVGVFSNALNAARKE; from the coding sequence ATGGCGATCGTTCTCCAGATCGCGCTCGGCGGCGCGCTGCTGATCCTCTGTGCGCTAATGCATCTGGCCGTGGCCGCGCGGGCGCTAAGCTATCTCCGCCACGCCAGGCCGTTTGTGGCGCAACCGTCACCCCGCCGTTTCTTCAAGGTGACTGGCGGCCTCTTCGCCGTCTTCCTCGCGTCGCACACGGTGCAGATTTACCTCTGGGCCATCGCCGTCTGGCTCACTGGGGCCCTGACGGGCCGCGAACCGCCTATCTATTTCGCCCTCGTCACCTACACCACGCTTGGCTACGGCGACGTGACCCTGTCCGAAGGGTTCAGGGTCTTCGGCGCGATGGCCTCCGTCACGGGTATCCTGATGTTCGGCCTTACGACGGCATTTCTTGTCGGCGTGTTCAGCAACGCGTTGAATGCGGCGCGAAAGGAGTGA
- a CDS encoding efflux RND transporter permease subunit yields the protein MVGLLVIGTLAYISLPKRENPAITIRTVIVSAQFAGMAPERVEDLIAIPLERAAREIGEVDEISTLIMTGSAQLNVVVADRVPAGELDQVFTDIRTRIEQAAREMPEGTRGPFVNTNYGDVAVATVAVTGDGFSMAEIARAAEDLQAGLYAVDGVTKVTLSGQQEERIWLEVDARRLAAVGVQIPRLLQDLRDQNVILPAGQIDADGTTIVLEANGDLDGIADVGAVLTQLPSGDVIRLRDVLTPRRGHVDPAVRPVYFNGDPAVLVSIEMADDRDIQKLGRTLRAEIARLETAQPIGISFNISTFQETAVTQSINGALSNVAQTFAVVLVVMLLFLGLRPALVIASIVPFTVTFALLGMARLGIDLQQISIAAVIISLGLLVDNGLVVVEDINSRIRAGTEPKVAAVAAGGQFFVPLAVASITTVSAFLPMMILDGTTGEFAFSLGAVVALMLVGSWLSAHYILPFIAASILRPKPAEGAGESRLIRAYGALIRRILPLGLPILAASYALVALGITQFGALRSEMFPLSERAEFLVYLDLQKGSALSATRDESLAVDAWLRDSDANPEVTDTTLFVGHGGPRFYLALAPADASPSSAFLLVGTRDFDGAVAAADRTRRYLRESAPAIRARVTRLSMGGSESGIVEIQITGPDADTLLDAAKRVEAGFDAVPGLILNQNDWGNKTITISIDIQQDRVRQLGVTSSDISNVMAAYFSGTSVSVLRDGDDQIPIVVRAEEVFRDSIEDLANLSIPTERGLVSLDQVARFVPRLELSQLRRQDQVRQITVSAKSGTLSAAEVEAIIAPTLTALDLGPGYSAEIGGESADAAEANADLIAGMPLALVVMILALTFQFNSFRRVALTFLTIPLILIGAPIALGLTGQPLSFFAILGLISLMGIIINNAIVLIDQIDIERRTLPLDDAVVEAARKRMSPVLLTSVTTVLGLVPMALMGGALFEPMATLMIGGLLLASPLTLIFVPPVYRLLFRSSA from the coding sequence ATGGTCGGGCTGCTCGTGATCGGGACGCTGGCCTATATCAGCCTTCCCAAGCGCGAAAACCCGGCCATCACCATCCGCACCGTCATCGTCTCGGCCCAGTTCGCTGGCATGGCGCCTGAGCGCGTCGAGGACCTGATTGCGATCCCGCTGGAACGCGCGGCCCGCGAGATCGGGGAGGTGGACGAGATCTCCACCCTGATCATGACCGGCTCTGCCCAATTGAACGTCGTCGTGGCCGACCGGGTGCCAGCGGGCGAGCTGGATCAGGTCTTCACCGATATCCGCACGCGCATCGAGCAGGCTGCGCGCGAGATGCCGGAGGGTACGCGCGGCCCCTTCGTGAACACCAATTACGGAGATGTAGCCGTGGCGACCGTGGCCGTCACGGGCGACGGGTTCTCGATGGCCGAGATCGCGAGGGCCGCCGAAGATCTGCAGGCCGGTCTCTACGCGGTCGATGGGGTGACGAAGGTGACGCTTTCGGGCCAGCAGGAGGAACGCATCTGGCTCGAAGTCGACGCCCGTCGCCTCGCCGCTGTGGGCGTGCAGATCCCCCGGCTTCTGCAGGACCTGCGCGACCAGAATGTCATCCTCCCGGCGGGCCAGATCGACGCCGACGGCACGACCATCGTCCTCGAAGCGAACGGCGATCTTGATGGGATCGCGGATGTGGGCGCGGTCCTGACCCAGCTTCCCTCGGGCGACGTGATCCGCCTGCGCGATGTGCTGACGCCCCGCCGGGGCCATGTCGACCCGGCCGTCCGGCCCGTCTATTTCAACGGCGATCCGGCGGTTCTGGTCAGTATCGAGATGGCCGATGACCGCGACATCCAGAAGCTGGGCCGAACCCTGCGCGCCGAGATCGCAAGGCTAGAGACGGCGCAACCCATCGGGATCAGCTTCAACATATCGACCTTCCAGGAAACCGCCGTTACCCAATCGATCAACGGCGCGCTGTCGAATGTCGCGCAGACTTTCGCGGTCGTGCTGGTGGTGATGCTTCTCTTCCTCGGCCTCCGCCCCGCCCTTGTGATCGCCAGCATCGTGCCTTTCACGGTCACCTTCGCGCTGCTCGGGATGGCACGGCTCGGCATCGATCTGCAGCAGATCTCCATCGCCGCAGTCATCATCTCGCTGGGCCTTCTGGTCGATAACGGCCTCGTAGTCGTCGAGGACATCAACAGCCGCATCCGCGCAGGGACGGAGCCCAAGGTCGCCGCCGTTGCCGCCGGGGGACAGTTCTTCGTCCCTTTGGCCGTCGCCTCCATCACCACCGTCTCGGCCTTCCTGCCGATGATGATCCTCGACGGAACGACGGGCGAGTTCGCGTTTTCGCTTGGCGCGGTCGTGGCGCTGATGTTGGTAGGCTCCTGGCTCTCGGCCCACTACATCCTGCCATTCATCGCCGCGTCGATCCTGCGGCCGAAGCCTGCAGAGGGCGCGGGCGAAAGCCGGCTGATCCGCGCCTATGGCGCGCTGATCCGGCGCATTCTGCCGCTGGGCCTGCCGATCTTGGCCGCAAGCTACGCGCTGGTCGCTCTGGGGATCACGCAGTTCGGCGCCCTCAGATCCGAGATGTTTCCGCTGTCCGAACGCGCCGAGTTTCTCGTCTATCTCGACCTACAGAAAGGCAGCGCGCTTTCGGCCACTCGTGATGAGAGCCTGGCCGTCGACGCGTGGCTGCGCGATTCGGACGCGAACCCCGAGGTCACCGACACGACCCTTTTCGTGGGCCATGGCGGCCCCCGCTTCTACCTCGCGCTTGCGCCCGCGGATGCCAGCCCCTCCAGCGCCTTCCTTCTGGTCGGCACGAGGGATTTCGACGGTGCCGTCGCTGCCGCTGACCGCACTCGCCGCTACCTGCGCGAGAGCGCCCCTGCCATCCGCGCCCGCGTTACAAGGCTCTCCATGGGCGGCAGCGAGTCGGGCATTGTCGAGATACAGATCACCGGCCCCGATGCCGACACATTGCTCGACGCGGCAAAACGGGTAGAGGCGGGCTTCGATGCCGTGCCTGGCCTCATCCTCAACCAGAACGATTGGGGCAACAAGACGATCACCATCAGCATCGATATCCAGCAGGATCGCGTGCGCCAACTGGGCGTCACCTCCTCGGATATCTCCAACGTGATGGCGGCGTACTTTTCGGGCACGTCCGTGTCAGTCCTGCGCGATGGCGACGATCAGATCCCCATCGTCGTGCGCGCCGAGGAGGTCTTTCGCGACAGCATCGAAGACCTTGCCAACCTTTCGATCCCCACCGAACGCGGCCTCGTTTCGCTCGACCAGGTGGCGCGGTTCGTCCCCCGGCTGGAGCTGTCGCAACTGCGCCGCCAGGACCAGGTCCGCCAGATCACTGTCAGCGCCAAGAGCGGCACACTTTCTGCTGCGGAAGTTGAGGCCATCATCGCGCCGACACTGACCGCGCTGGACCTTGGGCCCGGATACAGCGCCGAGATCGGCGGCGAAAGCGCGGATGCGGCCGAGGCGAACGCTGATCTAATCGCGGGGATGCCGCTGGCCTTGGTCGTGATGATCCTGGCGCTGACCTTCCAGTTCAACTCGTTCCGCCGCGTGGCGCTCACGTTCCTGACGATCCCGCTGATCCTGATCGGCGCGCCCATCGCGCTTGGCCTTACCGGCCAGCCGCTTTCGTTCTTCGCGATTCTGGGGCTGATCTCGCTGATGGGGATCATTATCAACAACGCCATCGTCCTTATCGATCAGATAGACATCGAACGCCGGACGCTCCCCCTAGACGACGCCGTTGTCGAGGCCGCCAGGAAGCGGATGAGCCCGGTTCTGCTGACCTCGGTCACCACAGTTCTGGGGCTTGTCCCCATGGCGCTGATGGGCGGCGCGCTGTTCGAGCCGATGGCCACGCTCATGATCGGCGGGCTCCTGCTGGCCTCGCCGCTGACGCTGATCTTCGTGCCGCCGGTCTACCGGCTTCTCTTCCGCAGCTCGGCATGA
- a CDS encoding ABC transporter ATP-binding protein, translated as MTVISARSLDLTFQTGDGPVHALKDVTLDVTEGEFVSFIGPSGCGKTTFLRCVAALERPTGGTLTVNGMAPDAARKARAYGYVFQAAGLYPWRTIGRNVSLPLEIMGYPRAEREARMARVLELVELDQFAGKYPWQLSGGMQQRASIARALAFDAPILLMDEPFGALDEIVRDRLNEELLSLWRRTNKTTLFVTHSIPEAVYLSTKIVVMSPRPGRITDVIDSPLPAERPLDIRDTPEFLAVAHRVREGLREGMEAA; from the coding sequence ATGACCGTCATCTCCGCCCGATCCCTCGACCTCACTTTCCAGACCGGCGACGGCCCGGTCCATGCCCTCAAGGACGTGACGCTCGACGTGACCGAGGGCGAGTTCGTCTCCTTCATCGGCCCCTCGGGCTGCGGCAAGACCACCTTCCTGCGCTGCGTCGCCGCCCTCGAACGGCCCACCGGCGGCACGCTCACCGTGAACGGCATGGCCCCCGACGCCGCCCGGAAAGCGCGCGCTTACGGATACGTCTTCCAGGCCGCGGGCCTCTATCCCTGGCGCACCATCGGCCGCAACGTCTCCCTGCCGCTCGAGATCATGGGCTACCCCCGGGCCGAGCGCGAGGCGCGCATGGCCCGCGTCCTCGAACTGGTCGAGCTCGACCAGTTCGCCGGCAAATATCCCTGGCAGCTCTCGGGCGGCATGCAGCAGCGCGCCTCGATCGCCCGCGCGCTCGCCTTCGACGCGCCGATCCTCCTGATGGACGAGCCTTTCGGCGCGCTCGACGAGATCGTGCGTGACCGCCTCAACGAGGAACTCCTCTCGCTCTGGCGGCGGACCAACAAGACCACGCTCTTCGTCACCCACTCGATCCCCGAAGCGGTCTATCTCTCGACCAAGATCGTCGTCATGTCCCCCCGCCCGGGCCGCATCACCGACGTGATCGACAGCCCGCTGCCGGCCGAGCGCCCGCTCGACATCCGCGACACGCCCGAATTCCTCGCCGTCGCCCACCGCGTCCGCGAGGGCCTGCGCGAGGGGATGGAGGCCGCATGA
- a CDS encoding dihydrodipicolinate synthase family protein → MPNPAAPFTGLSAFPVTPTDGAGRVATDRLQALVARIAETKPDSIGVLGSTGGYVYLDRAERARAAAAAVAAANGIPVLCGIGALTTREVLAHAEDAARAGAAGLLLAPVAYLPLTEAEVGTLVADTAAATERPICLYNNPTTTGFTFSERLIAELSRTPGVAAVKNPAPADGDVAGQLARLRAACAPGFALGYSGDATIARALAAGTDAWYSVLAGTLPELAAALWAAREDAAARAALDARLAPLWDLARRHGMIRLAHAAVDRLGLGPAPLPRPLLPLPLAAAGRLAQALAAITRPDKEPA, encoded by the coding sequence ATGCCTAACCCCGCCGCGCCCTTCACCGGCCTCTCGGCCTTCCCGGTCACGCCGACCGACGGCGCGGGCCGGGTGGCGACCGACCGGCTGCAGGCCCTCGTCGCGCGGATCGCCGAAACGAAGCCGGACTCGATCGGGGTGCTCGGCTCCACCGGCGGCTATGTCTATCTCGACCGCGCCGAACGCGCCCGCGCCGCCGCCGCCGCCGTCGCGGCCGCCAACGGCATCCCCGTCCTCTGCGGCATCGGCGCGCTGACCACCCGCGAGGTGCTGGCCCACGCCGAGGACGCGGCCCGGGCGGGGGCCGCGGGCCTGCTGCTCGCCCCCGTCGCCTATCTGCCGCTGACCGAGGCCGAGGTGGGGACCCTCGTCGCCGACACCGCCGCCGCGACGGAGCGGCCGATCTGCCTCTACAACAATCCGACGACCACCGGCTTCACCTTCTCCGAGCGCCTCATCGCCGAGCTCAGCCGGACCCCCGGCGTCGCCGCCGTCAAGAACCCGGCCCCGGCGGATGGCGATGTCGCGGGACAGCTCGCGCGGCTCCGCGCCGCTTGCGCGCCCGGCTTCGCGCTGGGCTATTCCGGAGACGCCACCATCGCCCGCGCGCTCGCCGCCGGGACGGATGCGTGGTACTCCGTCCTGGCCGGCACCCTGCCCGAGCTCGCCGCCGCCCTCTGGGCCGCGCGCGAAGATGCCGCGGCCCGCGCGGCGCTGGACGCCCGACTCGCGCCCCTCTGGGACCTCGCGCGTCGCCATGGCATGATCCGCCTCGCCCACGCGGCGGTCGACCGGCTGGGCCTCGGCCCGGCGCCCCTGCCCCGCCCGCTCCTGCCGCTGCCACTGGCGGCGGCCGGGCGCCTCGCCCAGGCGCTCGCCGCGATCACGAGACCCGACAAGGAACCGGCATGA
- a CDS encoding efflux RND transporter periplasmic adaptor subunit, whose protein sequence is MKPAFAFLILILPVLGCREDAPTPETPVRGMKSFLVEEPARVATRRFPAVLEPPELTVLSFETGGRLEEIDLSIGQRVTRGEVIARLDPTTLELQVASAEAALNEARANATNARDTLARQLALLESGTVTRVVVEEAQLQADAADAQLVRAEKSLETAREALTAAELVAPFDGIINAVEVASFATVGVGSPVVTIYPADGFEVSFSVSFDVVGQLVVGTPARVRLADRPGLVLGAFVSEIGSRADAVSSFPVVLELRESDPVLKAGMAVEAAIDLPAPVREGYPLPLSAVIRDGHAGPDGGRMGVYVYDPNTSTVQRRDVTVNGIRENRVVVLDGLVPGDRVAAAGVSFLRDGQEVRLLGPGE, encoded by the coding sequence ATGAAACCAGCATTTGCCTTCCTGATCCTCATCCTCCCCGTTCTTGGATGTCGCGAGGACGCCCCCACACCGGAGACGCCGGTGCGCGGCATGAAAAGCTTTCTGGTGGAGGAGCCCGCGAGGGTCGCCACGCGGCGTTTTCCGGCGGTGCTGGAGCCGCCCGAACTCACAGTGCTGTCGTTCGAGACTGGAGGTCGGCTGGAAGAGATCGACCTGTCTATCGGACAGCGCGTGACGCGGGGCGAGGTGATCGCGCGCCTCGATCCGACGACCCTTGAATTGCAGGTCGCGTCCGCAGAGGCCGCGCTGAACGAGGCACGAGCGAACGCGACGAACGCGCGGGATACGCTCGCGCGGCAACTGGCACTTCTGGAAAGCGGGACGGTCACGCGGGTCGTTGTAGAAGAGGCGCAACTGCAGGCAGACGCCGCCGATGCGCAGCTTGTCCGGGCGGAAAAGTCGCTTGAAACCGCGCGGGAAGCTCTCACGGCCGCCGAGCTTGTGGCCCCGTTCGACGGGATCATCAATGCGGTCGAGGTCGCGTCTTTCGCGACGGTGGGTGTCGGCAGCCCGGTCGTCACGATCTATCCGGCGGACGGCTTCGAGGTCTCTTTCTCTGTGAGTTTCGACGTCGTCGGGCAACTGGTCGTCGGTACGCCTGCGAGGGTGCGGCTTGCTGATCGCCCCGGTCTGGTGCTTGGGGCCTTCGTGTCGGAGATCGGCTCCCGCGCGGACGCGGTGTCGAGCTTTCCCGTCGTTCTGGAATTGCGCGAAAGCGACCCGGTCCTCAAGGCCGGCATGGCCGTCGAGGCAGCCATCGACCTGCCCGCACCGGTGCGAGAGGGCTATCCGCTGCCGCTGAGCGCCGTCATCCGCGACGGGCATGCGGGGCCGGACGGGGGCCGGATGGGCGTTTATGTCTACGACCCAAACACTTCGACCGTGCAGCGGCGCGACGTGACTGTGAACGGCATCCGGGAGAACCGGGTTGTAGTGCTGGACGGACTGGTGCCGGGCGATCGCGTGGCCGCGGCGGGGGTTTCGTTTCTGAGGGACGGACAGGAGGTAAGGCTCCTCGGTCCGGGCGAGTGA
- a CDS encoding GNAT family N-acetyltransferase: protein MTLPIRRATAADAPACAAILNDWIDATPWMPRIHSHGDVIRHYRDRVLPKATVMVAGTDAVCGFVAADGPLVTALYLAPDARGRGLGAGLLDAVRDGSQRLWTFVANAPARRFYYRLGFAEIARSDGANEEGLPDILLERGP from the coding sequence ATGACCCTCCCGATCCGCCGCGCCACGGCCGCGGACGCGCCCGCCTGCGCGGCCATCCTGAACGACTGGATCGACGCGACCCCCTGGATGCCGCGCATCCATTCGCACGGCGACGTCATCCGCCATTACCGCGACCGGGTCCTGCCGAAGGCCACCGTGATGGTCGCCGGGACGGATGCCGTCTGCGGCTTCGTGGCCGCCGACGGGCCCCTGGTGACGGCGCTCTATCTCGCCCCCGACGCGCGCGGCCGGGGGCTGGGCGCCGGGTTGCTGGACGCGGTCCGCGACGGGTCGCAGCGCCTCTGGACCTTCGTCGCGAACGCCCCCGCGCGGCGCTTCTACTACCGGCTGGGTTTCGCCGAGATCGCCCGCAGCGACGGCGCGAACGAAGAAGGCCTGCCCGACATCCTTCTGGAGCGCGGGCCATGA
- a CDS encoding sulfotransferase family protein, with the protein MTLKVIGSGYGRTGTMTMKQALGTLGFGPTHHMTEVMSHPEQLAHWKAIFAGQNVDWAEVYAGYGSQVDWPGASVWQEASIAFPEAKVIHTERPEEDWWASFNGTIGKFFAVMDTLALPPEFAEIFGTMKVGVLPRAFGDFTDRDSAIAGYRANNARVREIIPADRLLVFNVADGWEPLCRFLDVPVPDMPFPRTHARDEFWAHFGGEPEMPKRQAKAATN; encoded by the coding sequence ATGACCCTCAAGGTAATCGGCTCCGGCTACGGCCGCACCGGCACGATGACGATGAAACAGGCCCTGGGGACGCTCGGCTTCGGCCCAACCCATCATATGACCGAAGTGATGTCCCATCCCGAACAGCTCGCCCACTGGAAGGCGATCTTCGCCGGTCAGAATGTCGATTGGGCCGAGGTCTATGCAGGCTATGGATCGCAGGTCGACTGGCCTGGCGCATCGGTCTGGCAGGAAGCCTCCATCGCCTTCCCCGAAGCGAAGGTGATCCACACCGAACGCCCCGAAGAAGACTGGTGGGCCAGCTTCAACGGCACCATCGGCAAATTCTTCGCCGTGATGGACACTCTCGCGCTGCCGCCCGAATTTGCAGAAATCTTCGGAACCATGAAGGTGGGCGTCCTGCCGCGCGCGTTCGGCGATTTCACGGACCGGGACAGCGCCATCGCCGGCTACCGCGCGAACAACGCCCGCGTGCGCGAGATCATCCCCGCCGACCGGCTCCTTGTCTTCAACGTCGCCGACGGCTGGGAACCCCTTTGCCGTTTCCTTGATGTGCCCGTCCCGGACATGCCGTTCCCGCGCACCCACGCCCGCGACGAGTTCTGGGCGCATTTCGGCGGCGAACCGGAGATGCCGAAACGTCAGGCCAAAGCCGCGACGAACTGA
- a CDS encoding GNAT family N-acetyltransferase: MRIRRATAEDAPACAAIVADWIAATAWMEAGPARDALETAMRDGIPKREAWIAEAGDAVAGYLSMRLEAAHIVGLYARAPGHGAGRALLDHVKRGRDRLQLNSHAPNHAAHRFYAREGFRIVARDLEGDDGGPEIRMEWTR, encoded by the coding sequence ATGAGGATCCGCCGCGCCACCGCCGAAGACGCGCCCGCCTGCGCCGCCATCGTCGCGGACTGGATCGCCGCGACCGCCTGGATGGAAGCGGGGCCCGCGCGCGACGCGCTGGAGACCGCGATGCGCGACGGCATCCCGAAGCGCGAAGCCTGGATCGCCGAGGCCGGGGACGCGGTTGCGGGTTACCTGTCGATGCGCCTGGAGGCGGCGCATATCGTCGGGCTCTATGCCCGCGCGCCCGGGCACGGCGCGGGGCGCGCGCTGCTCGATCACGTCAAGCGCGGCCGCGACCGGCTGCAACTCAACAGCCACGCGCCGAACCACGCGGCCCATCGCTTCTACGCGCGCGAGGGGTTTCGCATCGTCGCGCGCGACCTTGAGGGGGATGACGGCGGGCCCGAGATCCGGATGGAGTGGACCCGATGA